A window of the Zeugodacus cucurbitae isolate PBARC_wt_2022May chromosome 4, idZeuCucr1.2, whole genome shotgun sequence genome harbors these coding sequences:
- the LOC105220820 gene encoding uncharacterized protein LOC105220820 produces MTAKPPKRANKGVKRRNERNILTFYEKIAVIHYYDETSVSRNRLAKLFHCCATQIRRILEHKNELLQQLATLSESDATNFIEEMTRKRRKFEMSAISFILHQWVERCRELRLRKSITNQTLKDTALKMAAILNLPSFRPSYRWLDRFRSKYKYTAEDLGTSGAHAVDGELAVEDIIIEYKDALPNFMQTEITEITSLDKAMHAEVEKTKALLQNASNENSVDYVVSDEEDEVEEVHDDATQLDDEIALVVSDSKDSSGCSTNTNASTPTTPYHSNQPEEQNAEQIKMNAGTTAVLGSIFPHLAVIHQFALLNADVKALELISQLGVHMQKQALDGAYKQLTLASTNEECAADHMQSDVGGLYAADLDDIVLIE; encoded by the exons ATGACCGCTAAACCGCCAAAACGTGCCAATAAAGGG GTCAAACGACGTAACGAGCGAAACATCCTCACATTCTATGAAAAGATCGCTGTCATACACTATTACGATGAGACGAGTGTGTCGCGAAATCGCCTGGCTAAACTATTTCACTGTTGCGCCACACAAATACGACGCATACTCGAACACAAGAATGAGCTGCTCCAACAGCTGGCCACACTCAGCGAATCGGATGCGACCAACTTCATCGAAGAGATGACACGCAAACGGCGCAAATTCGAAATGAGCGCCATTAGTTTCATACTCCATCAATGGGTAGAGCGTTGTCGTGAATTACGTTTGCGCAAGAGCATAACAAATCAAACGCTCAAGGACACAGCGCTCAAAATGGCCGCCATACTGAATTTGCCCAGCTTTCGGCCTTCCTACCGTTGGTTGGATCGTTTCCGCAGCAAATACAAGTACACAGCCGAGGATCTAGGCACATCGGGTGCGCATGCCGTCGATGGTGAATTGGCGGTTGAGgatattattattgaatataaaGATGCTCTGCCAAATTTCATGCAAACTGAAATCACAGAAATAACCTCACTGGACAAGGCAATGCATGCGGAGGTGGAAAAAACCAAGGCACTCCTACAAAATGCGAGTAATGAGAATAGCGTCGATTATGTGGTTAGTGATGAGGAGGATGAGGTGGAAGAGGTGCATGATGATGCTACACAGTTGGATGATGAAATAGCTTTGGTGGTGAGTGATTCCAAAGACTCTAGCGGTTGCTCAACCAACACCAATGCCAGTACACCTACTACACCGTACCACAGCAATCAGCCGGAGGAGCAAAATGCAGAGCAAATCAAAATGAATGCCGGCACCACAGCTGTATTGGGCAGCATATTTCCGCATCTGGCTGTCATACATCAGTTTGCGCTACTCAATGCCGACGTCAAGGCGCTGGAGTTGATCTCACAACTGGGTGTGCACATGCAGAAGCAGGCGCTCGATGGCGCATACAAACAACTGACGCTGGCGTCAACAAATGAGGAGTGTGCTGCAGACCACATGCAGTCGGATGTGGGCGGTTTGTATGCCGCAGATCTTGATGATATTGTACTGATTGAATGA
- the LOC105220817 gene encoding TBC1 domain family member 9 has translation MWIHPKEILIPPAFWVDEMRSKYFVLQKRRGHGESRSFTSLLVNTLDSVWDTKPPPYRILHQTPKSEVYYEIAIGLTQEEIVKDWEWLAENLFKVLNEMESEEEITNFTICKIQSLNAQNNQDESDESANFKVSASKFQTLFEMPKEERLVNTYACTYVKNKIPNQGNLYISLNHICFYSYMLGSETKRVIRFAELEDIKRHGQIIYLKTVNNMHYNFTLLKDVKEAYGLIEQLNKMAIQQLIQDPDSPIVDHDASVFQRFGRKASNKPGLLRDLTARQKSEEYRNYFRLPQSEIIDGQIKANIWTPYSKRYVGGNIYLSRNFFCFRSDVIDLVSLVIPMRNIKSVEQKNDGPHRYDNQIVLLTAENVHFVFAQIVDREVLVEKISELLSQFHVPISRERAKYDISWSKQSALMNSFKTNLSEEMLKIQDQKLSRWESHFRDFGRGISMFRTTDVINLIVEGIPDKLRQEIWLLFSGAIHEKEMNPGLYEDLVEKAACIKHSSTHDEIDRDLHRSLPEHAAFQHADGIGALRRVLQAYALRNPQVGYCQAMNIVSSVFLLFCDEDNAFWLLASLCENLLPDYYKDKVVGAQIDQSVLNELVESYLPELHSHLDQLGIIRMISLSWLLTIFISVISYESALHIIDCFFYDGAKIIFVIALQILEWNCERLLQCNDDGEAMEVLSKYLDGIYNPEYRLPPQSEKQKPETQPIQTLIHEAYTNFGDKISQQKIEELRNKHRRLTIRQFDIDNENTIVKFHTDNMYFDREELHLLLTIIREEKSTPRKVLQQKAHSALGGESPILLPPTAATGRSAGSTEHNCSRSESYSVDFDTFRALFHELTPWRNCVSIDLAEKLFRLTDKKSTGSIEFSQIINALGLVCSHKYTEKLKLLYILHLPPLLSKAEIEQVRRPKSKAKEDAEEAIEAEDFFGDDPSESIEALPSPTDNNFDEDDYALIAATKHLHSLAGLSQPSSSTVGAGGINGERSSTFYVDLPRTHGTPMDVARSQNGATGGSSSELIDNALRHQGRFESTDTFSDISDLGAVKVTPPQLNVETISNFSQISDLIMTTRVERTDSTTDTKSLGSLRYLLDQPDDGNAPNKNIPNMKKANFQFLWRSLMEIIGEQDEDMRKAYENLLELGNNNMKKEISLDSFTQLNLGNGDEPDSNGNPTTPSVETNATTKLFQAYEEELKQNSSNSGTGSSSNSSTDADSWEISINQFIATVLAVTSIVQCFYMKTPIKENIERMQKNRRKCVITNY, from the exons ATGTGGATACATCCAAAGGAAATACTTATACCACCAGCATTTTG GGTTGACGAAATGCGTTCGAAATATTTTGTGCTGCAAAAACGGCGAGGACATGGCGAATCACGTAGCTTCACCTCACTTCTTGTCAATACGTTGGACAGCGTTTGGGATACCAAGCCACCACCATATCGCATTCTACATCAAACGCCCAAATCTGAAGTATATTATG AAATCGCCATTGGCTTAACACAAGAGGAAATCGTTAAGGATTGGGAATGGCTTGCTGAGAACCTCTTCAAAGTTCTCAATGAAATGGAGAGTGAGGAAGAGATCACCAACTTTACCATATGTAAAATACAATCGCTAAATGCGCAAAATAATCAAGACGAGTCGGATGAATCGGCCAATTTCAAAGTGTCCGCATCGAAATTTCAAACACTATTCGAAATGCCCAAAGAAGAGCGGTTGGTCAACACTTATGCATGCAC CTATGTTAAGAATAAAATACCGAATCAAGGCAACCTATACATTTCATTGAATCACATCTGTTTCTACTCATACATGCTGGGGAGTGAAACAAAGCGTGTCATACGTTTTGCAGAATTAGAAGACATTAAAAGACATGGACAAATCATTTACTTGAAAACAGTTAATAATATGcattataattttacattattaaaGGATGTTAAGGAGGCATACGGGCTGATAgagcaattaaataaaatggctATACAACAATTGATACAA gaCCCTGACAGCCCCATAGTCGATCATGATGCTTCAGTGTTCCAGCGTTTCGGACGTAAGGCATCAAATAAACCAGGACTTTTGCGTGATTTGACGGCACGTCAGAAATCCGAAGAATACCGCAATTACTTTCGGCTGCCACAGTCCGAAATTATTGATGGTCAAATAAagg CAAACATTTGGACACCCTACTCCAAGCGTTATGTGGGTGGCAATATTTACTTGTCGCGCAATTTCTTCTGTTTCCGCAGTGACGTGATTGATCTCGTTAGCCTCGTCATACCAATGCGTAATATTAAA AGTGTAGAGCAGAAGAATGACGGCCCACATCGCTATGATAATCAAATTGTGCTGCTTACAGCCGAGAATGTGCACTTTGTATTCGCACAAATTGTCGATCGCGAAGTGTTGGTGGAGAAAATTAGCGAACTATTGTCGCAGTTTCATGT gcCTATCAGTCGCGAGCGCGCTAAGTATGACATATCCTggagcaaacagtcagcgctaaTGAACTCCTTTAAGACTAATTTGAGTGAGGAAATGTTGAAGATACAAGATCAGAag CTTTCACGCTGGGAGTCACATTTCCGTGATTTTGGACGTGGCATTTCCATGTTTCGTACAACGGATGTAATCAATTTGATTGTCGAGGGCATTCCAGATAAATTACGTCAAGAAATATGGCTGCTATTTTCCGGTGCAATACATGAGAAGGAAATGAATCCGGGTCTATATGAAGACTTGGTTGAGAAG GCTGCTTGCATTAAGCATTCATCCACGCACGATGAAATCGATCGTGATCTCCATCGCTCGCTGCCCGAGCATGCAGCATTCCAACATGCCGACGGTATTGGCGCTTTGCGTCGTGTCTTGCAAGCGTATGCTTTACGCAATCCACAAGTTGGCTATTGTCAAGCAATGAATATTGTCTCATCGGTATTTCTGCTATTTTGTGATGAGGATAATGCCTTCTGGTTGCTTGCAAGTCTTTGTGAAAACCTACTACCCGACTATTATAAGGATAAAGTAGTAGGCGCACAGATTGATCAGAGTGTATTGAATGAACTCGTAGAGAGTTACCTACCCGAATTGCACAGTCATTTGGATCAGTTGGGTATAATACGCATGATCTCACTGTCATGGCTACTGACAATTTTTATAAGTGTCATTTCGTATGAGAGTGCATTGCATATAATCGATTGCTTCTTCTATGATGGCGCTAAAATCATATTTGTG ATCGCACTCCAAATTTTGGAATGGAATTGTGAAAGACTGCTGCAATGCAATGACGACGGCGAAGCTATGGAAGTGCTTAGCAAATATTTGGATGGTATTTACAATCCGGAATATCGCCTACCACCTCAAAGTGAGAAACAAAAGCCTGAAACACAACCTATACAGACACTCATCCATGAGGCGTATACGAATTTCGGTGATAAAATCTCACAACAGAAAATCGAAGAATTGCGTAATAAACATCGACGTCTGACAATACGCCAATTCGATATTGATAACGAGAATACAATTGTCAAGTTTCACACCGATAATATGTACTTTGATAGAGAAGAATTACATCTGCTGTTAACCATTATACGTGAGGAGAAGTCAACGCCACGTAAAGTGTTGCAACAGAAAGCCCATTCAGCGTTGGGTGGTGAGTCACCCATTTTGTTGCccccaacagcagcaacaggtCGCAGCGCCGGCTCAACAGAGCACAATTGCAGTCGCTCTGAATCGTACAGCGTCGATTTCGATACATTCCGTGCGCTATTCCATGAGCTGACGCCTTGGCGCAATTGCGTTAGCATCGATTTGGCGGAGAAGTTATTTAGG CTGACTGATAAGAAAAGTACCGGTTCAATTGAATTTTCGCAAATCATAAATGCATTGGGTTTGGTATGCTCACACAAATACACCGAAAAGCTAAAACTCCTCTACATACTGCATTTGCCGCCGTTGCTGTCCAAAGCGGAAATTGAACAGGTCAGACGTCCAAAATCGAAGGCTAAAGAAGATGCTGAAGAGGCCATTGAAGCTGAGGACTTTTTCGG CGATGATCCATCCGAGTCCATCGAGGCACTACCCTCACCTACCGATAATAATTTCGATGAAGACGATTATGCGCTCATCGCCGCCACAAAGCATTTACATAGTTTAGCTGGTCTCTCACAGCCATCGTCATCAACAGTAGGCGCTGGTGGCATTAACGGCGAACGCTCATCAACATTCTATGTCGATTTGCCGCGTACGCATGGCACTCCCATGGATGTGGCACGTTCACAAAATGGCGCCACGGGGGGCAGCAGCTCGGAACTGATTGACAATGCTTTGCGGCATCAGGGACGTTTCGAATCGACGGACACCTTTTCGGATATTTCCGATTTGGGCGCAGTAAAAGTGACACCACCACAATTGAATGTGGAGACTATTTCGAATTTCTCACAAATTAGCGATTTAATAATGACCACCAGAGTGGAACGCACCGATTCGACAACGGACACAAAGAGTTTGGGTAGCCTGCGTTATTTGCTGGACCAACCGGATGATGGCAATGCGCCGAATAAGAATATACCCAATATGAAGAAGGCGAATTTCCAATTCTTATGGCGTTCACTGATGGAGATAATTGGCGAGCAAGACGAGGATATGCGGAAAGCAT ATGAAAACCTTTTAGAACTTGGCAACAataatatgaagaaagagaTCAGTTTGGATAGCTTTACTCAATTGAATTTGGGTAACGGCGATGAG CCTGATAGTAACGGCAATCCGACCACACCCTCAGTAGAGACGAATGCGACAACGAAACTCTTTCAAGCTTACGAAGAGGAGTTGAAACAGAATTCCAGCAATAGTGGTACGGGCAGTAGCAGCAATAGCTCAACCGATGCGGATAGTTGGGAAATATCTATAAATCAGTTTATAGCAACAGTTTTGGCAGTCACATCGATCGTACAATGTTTCTACATGAAAACGCCCATCAAAGAGAATATAGAGcgtatgcaaaagaatcgtcgTAAATGTGTGATCACAAATTATtaa
- the LOC105220816 gene encoding polycomb group protein Pc, whose product MGSSDDRVYAAERIIQKRVRKGVLEYRVKWKGWNQRYNTWEPEVNILDRRLIEIYEQSNRSSNTPSKRGGKRKEKALDPEPESEEDEYTFTGDDVDINQASTSAASLSNNSHHHHHHHHDKEKEKDKKHHHHHRSHSPYTDGQRDATNSSGNKRHTYTSTSASVSAAVVAAAAAANSALNFMPEADSNSSSSEDQPLSRKEVTSMGTKRKAEVLKESGKIGVTIKTSPDGPPPPKQHCASAVTVDTATSISTPLKSETEPLSPETPASRPEQATPAEKNAALHQHYNATAAANADDDDSSSQADSQTDNNHAPPTHNKGTGDDGAGSPKRNGHVTEQHQQRQSALAPHSPKALPPSFWLPSKCNISDKVVITDVTVNLETVTIRECKTERGFFRERELKSSGMKTESDSAA is encoded by the exons ATGGGAAGTTCCGACGACCGCGTTTACGCGGCGGAGCGGATAATACAAAAACGCGTTAGAAAG GGTGTTTTGGAGTACCGAGTAAAATGGAAAGGTTGGAATCAACGATATAATACCTGGGAGCCTGAGGTTAATATACTTGATCGGCGATTAATTGAGATATACGAACAGAGTAACCGTTCGTCTAATACACCATCAAAGCGTGGAGGAAAGCGTAAGGAGAAAGCACTTGATCCTGAGCCGGAATCTGAGGAGGATGAGTATACATTCACAGGCGATGATGTGGATATAAATCAAGCTTCTACTTCAGCAGCTTCTTTATCCAATAACAGTCATCATCACCACCACCATCATCATGACAAGGAAAAGGAGAAAGATAAGAAACATCACCATCATCATCGCTCACATTCGCCATATACAGATGGGCAGCGTGATGCTACTAACAGCAGCGGTAATAAGCGACATACCTATACCTCAACGTCGGCATCAGTGtcggctgctgttgttgcagccGCTGCAGCTGCCAATTCCGCATTAAATTTCATGCCCGAGGCTGATTCCAATTCATCTAGTTCTGAAGACCAACCGCTAAGTCGTAAGGAGGTCACTTCTATGGGCACCAAACGTAAAGCTGAAGTTCTAAAGGAATCTGGTAAAATCGGTGTCACTATAAAAACCTCACCCGACGGACCACCACCTCCTAAACAACATTGTGCTTCTGCTGTCACTGTCGACACAGCCACATCAATATCAACGCCGCTGAAGTCTGAAACTGAACCGCTATCACCAGAGACGCCAGCATCACGACCCGAACAAGCAACACCCGCAGAAAAGAACGCAGCATTGCATCAACATTATAATGCCACAGCGGCTGCAAATGCAGACGATGATGATTCATCATCACAAGCAGATAGTCAAACGGATAATAATCATGCGCCACCCACACATAACAAGGGCACAGGCGATGATGGTGCTGGCTCACCCAAACGTAACGGACACGTTACAGAGCAACATCAGCAACGACAAAGTGCTTTGGCGCCACATTCACCGAAGGCATTGCCACCAAGTTTTTGGTTGCCCAGTAAATGTAATATCTCGGATAAAGTGGTGATCACTGATGTTACGGTAAATTTAGAGACTGTCACCATAAGAGAATGCAAAACGGAGCGTGGTTTCTTTAGAGAACGTGAACTAAAATCGAGTGGCATGAAAACAGAATCTGATTCTGCTGCATAA
- the LOC114805319 gene encoding ras-related protein Rab-26-like, giving the protein MSHIPDDASSMSDDVFEDPETQQRRLEETARYRANYTTGSSGLGGGGSSGIGSSLGGSSSNAFSTGYPGYRPPVKALQMYALEDAVFHGDGNEDEYEDGWRSYRYDEVGMYSQPPQPPFDDTVNHKTILLGDSGVGKTSFLVKYNTGEFRLGSFSATVGIALTE; this is encoded by the exons ATGTCGCATATACCCGATGATGCCAGCAGCATGAGTGACGACGTTTTCGAAGATCCCGAGACCCAGCAACGTCGTCTAGAGGAGACTGCACGCTATCGCGCCAACTATACTACTGGCAGTAGCGGTCTTGGCGGTGGTGGTAGTAGCGGTATCGGTTCCAGTCTCGGCGGCAGCAGCAGTAATGCTTTCAGCACCGGCTATCCCGGTTATCGTCCACCGGTTAAGGCATTACAGATGTATGCTCTGGAAGACGCCGTATTTCATGGTGATGGTAATGAAGATGAATACGAAGATGGTTGGCGTTCCTATCGTTACGATGAAGTTGGCATGTATTCTCAACCGCCGCAGCCGCCATTCGATGATACGGTCAATCATAAG ACAATATTGCTTGGCGATTCTGGTGTTGGTAAAACATCTTTCCTGGTAAAGTACAATACGGGCGAATTTCGTTTAGGTTCCTTTTCTGCGACAGTCGGCATTGCGTTAACG gaataa